The following coding sequences are from one bacterium SCSIO 12741 window:
- a CDS encoding aromatic amino acid lyase, giving the protein MIEIGGRPLTMHDFNRILFHDEKVGISEEGRLKVQKSFDFLDSFSDDKVIYGINTGFGPMAQYRINDEDRITLQYNLIRSHASGVGQPLKPSYAKATMVARLNTLAQGYSGVHVSALEVLCELINRDVIPLIFEHGGVGASGDLVQLAHLALVMIGEGEVFYEGKRRPTAEVFEELNIAPLKVRRREGLAIMNGTSCMTGIGIINVLMARKILRLGVEASCLINELVGTYDDHYSKELNRAKHHKGQRRVADLMSNYLADSQMVKSRKEHLYSGDHEEEVFEEKVQEYYSLRCVPQILGPVLDTISFSKKVLIEEVNSGNDNPIIDVEKQNVFHGGNFHGDYVSLEMDKLKIAVTKLTMLAERQLNFILNARLNDILPPFVNLGKLGFNFGMQGVQFTAVSTTAESQMLSNPMYVHSISNNNDNQDIVSMGTNAALITSKVIENAFEVMSIHFMSLLQAVEILDCKTRLSSTSQNVYEEIRALFPNFSDDHPKYDQVRAVKEYLMQKEI; this is encoded by the coding sequence ATGATTGAAATTGGAGGAAGACCACTAACCATGCATGACTTTAATCGCATTCTTTTTCACGATGAGAAAGTGGGCATCTCAGAAGAAGGACGTTTGAAAGTTCAAAAGAGTTTTGACTTTCTGGATTCTTTTTCGGACGATAAGGTGATCTATGGTATAAATACTGGCTTTGGGCCCATGGCTCAATATCGAATCAATGACGAAGATCGAATCACCCTTCAATACAACCTTATCCGAAGTCACGCTTCAGGAGTAGGACAACCTTTAAAGCCCTCTTACGCCAAGGCAACGATGGTGGCTCGACTGAATACTCTGGCTCAGGGATATTCAGGCGTACACGTTTCTGCCCTGGAAGTCTTGTGCGAACTGATCAATCGGGATGTTATTCCATTGATTTTTGAACATGGGGGAGTTGGCGCTTCAGGTGATTTGGTTCAATTGGCCCACCTGGCATTGGTCATGATCGGAGAAGGTGAAGTATTCTACGAAGGCAAGCGTCGTCCGACTGCGGAGGTGTTTGAAGAATTGAATATCGCTCCACTTAAGGTTCGAAGAAGAGAAGGGCTGGCCATTATGAACGGAACTTCTTGCATGACCGGAATCGGAATCATCAATGTACTGATGGCTCGAAAAATTCTTCGCTTAGGTGTTGAAGCTTCCTGCCTGATCAATGAATTGGTAGGAACTTATGATGATCACTATTCCAAAGAATTGAACCGAGCCAAGCACCACAAAGGTCAGCGACGGGTAGCCGACTTGATGAGCAATTACCTCGCCGATAGTCAAATGGTGAAAAGCCGCAAGGAGCACTTATACTCTGGCGATCATGAGGAAGAGGTGTTTGAAGAAAAAGTTCAGGAATACTACTCCCTACGCTGTGTCCCTCAAATTTTAGGCCCCGTGTTGGATACCATCTCCTTCAGCAAAAAAGTACTGATCGAAGAAGTAAACTCCGGCAACGACAACCCAATCATTGATGTAGAAAAACAGAATGTATTTCACGGTGGAAATTTCCACGGTGACTATGTTTCTCTGGAAATGGATAAATTAAAGATTGCCGTAACCAAGCTAACCATGCTTGCTGAGCGACAATTGAACTTTATTTTGAACGCTCGACTGAACGATATCCTACCCCCGTTTGTTAACTTGGGTAAATTGGGATTCAACTTCGGAATGCAAGGCGTTCAATTCACAGCCGTATCAACTACCGCCGAGAGCCAAATGCTCTCTAACCCTATGTATGTGCATAGCATATCCAATAATAATGACAACCAGGATATCGTAAGTATGGGCACCAACGCTGCTTTGATAACGAGCAAGGTGATCGAAAATGCCTTTGAGGTGATGTCGATTCACTTTATGTCGTTGCTACAGGCCGTTGAAATACTGGATTGCAAAACCCGTCTTTCCAGTACCTCACAAAATGTGTACGAAGAAATTCGAGCCCTATTCCCTAATTTTTCGGACGATCATCCCAAATACGATCAGGTAAGAGCAGTGAAAGAATACCTGATGCAAAAAGAAATATGA
- a CDS encoding lipid A biosynthesis acyltransferase, which produces MAEWTGQSRGNLLGYKIFAFVLRNWGVQSAYFVLYFVAAYYFLFSPEAFSAQYYYFHNRLGFGKLKSWISIYRNYYVFGQTILDKVAVLGGFEKGLTYDFDGEDLLEKTLKEEKGGILISAHIGNFEIAGHFMSRLDCKLNLVTTNMEKSQTQEYMESVMSDQKINPIYIVPGSLSHMIEISKAVRNNELVCFTGDRFMGGKTYTGTILGESARFPAGVFDLASKLKVPVIFVYAMKDSSSHYYFSARLASGIGLKPEEIVAEFCKSIEEKLNKYPLQWFNYYKFWEA; this is translated from the coding sequence ATGGCTGAATGGACGGGACAATCCCGAGGGAATCTCTTAGGCTATAAAATATTTGCCTTCGTCCTCAGAAACTGGGGCGTTCAATCTGCCTATTTTGTACTCTACTTTGTTGCGGCCTATTATTTCCTGTTTTCTCCCGAAGCATTTTCCGCACAGTATTATTATTTCCACAACCGCTTAGGCTTTGGTAAGCTTAAGAGCTGGATTTCTATATACCGCAATTACTACGTTTTTGGGCAAACCATTTTGGATAAAGTTGCTGTTTTAGGTGGATTTGAAAAAGGCTTGACCTACGACTTTGACGGGGAAGATTTGCTGGAAAAAACCCTTAAGGAAGAAAAGGGCGGAATCCTAATTAGTGCTCACATCGGCAACTTTGAGATTGCCGGTCATTTTATGAGCCGCCTGGATTGCAAACTCAACCTGGTTACCACCAACATGGAAAAAAGTCAGACCCAGGAATACATGGAGTCTGTGATGTCCGATCAAAAAATTAATCCCATCTACATTGTTCCCGGGAGCCTCAGTCATATGATTGAGATCAGCAAAGCGGTTAGAAACAATGAACTCGTTTGTTTTACCGGCGATCGATTTATGGGAGGCAAAACCTACACGGGAACGATTTTAGGTGAATCCGCTCGTTTTCCGGCAGGAGTATTCGACCTGGCAAGTAAACTGAAGGTTCCGGTAATCTTCGTTTATGCCATGAAGGATTCTTCTTCACACTACTACTTTTCAGCCCGATTGGCATCTGGAATCGGATTAAAACCCGAGGAAATTGTGGCTGAATTTTGCAAATCCATTGAAGAGAAATTGAACAAATACCCGCTTCAATGGTTCAACTATTACAAATTT
- the fabG gene encoding 3-oxoacyl-ACP reductase FabG has product MKKYALVTGGSRGIGRAVCLKLASMGYSILVNYNSNSAAADETIRLVSEAGTDGEALQFDVSNKEQVESTLNTWLENNPDAVIEVLVNNAGITKDVLMVWMSDEEWNDVLDISLHGFYNVTRTLLERFLRNKYGRIINLVSLSGLKGTPGQVNYSSAKGAVIGATKALAQEVAKRKITVNAVAPGFIKTDMTGDLNEKELKGLIPANRFGTSEEVAEVVGFLASPGASYITGEVINVNGGMYS; this is encoded by the coding sequence ATGAAAAAATACGCTTTAGTTACAGGAGGCTCCCGAGGAATTGGGCGTGCTGTATGCCTTAAGTTGGCATCCATGGGTTATTCCATTTTGGTGAATTACAACTCCAACTCTGCTGCCGCCGATGAAACCATTCGTTTGGTTAGTGAAGCAGGCACCGATGGTGAGGCTCTGCAGTTTGACGTTTCCAATAAAGAACAAGTAGAAAGCACCCTCAACACCTGGCTCGAAAACAACCCGGATGCGGTGATAGAAGTCCTCGTGAACAATGCGGGCATCACGAAAGACGTGCTCATGGTATGGATGAGCGACGAAGAATGGAATGATGTGCTTGACATCAGCCTTCACGGTTTCTACAACGTAACCCGAACCCTTTTGGAGCGGTTTTTGAGAAATAAATACGGTAGAATAATTAACCTGGTATCTCTGTCTGGATTGAAAGGTACACCCGGACAGGTCAATTACTCTTCAGCTAAAGGCGCCGTTATTGGCGCTACCAAAGCTTTGGCACAGGAAGTAGCCAAGCGTAAAATCACGGTAAATGCTGTTGCCCCAGGTTTTATCAAAACCGACATGACCGGTGACTTAAACGAAAAAGAATTGAAAGGACTAATTCCTGCTAACCGTTTCGGAACGTCCGAAGAGGTGGCAGAAGTAGTTGGATTTCTGGCCTCTCCAGGTGCATCCTACATCACAGGAGAAGTCATCAATGTTAATGGTGGAATGTATTCGTAA
- a CDS encoding tryptophan 7-halogenase, with translation MRKEKVDILVIGAGPSGSVAAAYLSKQGLNVKIVEKQKFPRFVIGESLIPRCMEHFEEAGLLPALEKQGYQKKFGARFMRGDKVCNFDFSKQYTQGWSWTYQLPRADMDNILAEEVQKMGVPIDFETGVVDVRFEGRDSFTTVEDKDGEKKEIEAKFLIDSSGYGRVLPRLLDLEKPTDLDMKASCFVHVKDVNRPEGREGWMITFDILEKHVWFWCIPFSNGITSIGFVAPPEYFSEEMTEESFRELLENTEYYRDRFKDAPMEFNPRKIVGYSCGVKQLFGDGYALTGNSTEFLDPVFSSGVTFATESGIQAAKLAAREVKGEEVDWQTEYTDYIMQGVETFKTYVKTWYTGDLQDIFFTQNENKDIKKQICSVLAGYVWDRNNQFVRNHKRAVTSLAKFIRQTDPSLNEV, from the coding sequence ATGAGAAAAGAAAAGGTAGATATACTGGTGATAGGTGCCGGGCCATCCGGTTCGGTAGCAGCGGCTTACCTGAGTAAGCAAGGTTTAAATGTTAAGATCGTGGAGAAGCAAAAATTTCCACGTTTTGTCATTGGCGAAAGCCTTATACCCCGGTGTATGGAACATTTCGAAGAAGCCGGACTTCTACCAGCATTGGAAAAACAAGGTTACCAGAAAAAATTCGGAGCCCGTTTTATGAGGGGGGACAAGGTCTGTAATTTTGATTTCTCCAAGCAATATACCCAAGGCTGGTCCTGGACCTACCAACTGCCTCGTGCTGATATGGATAATATATTGGCAGAAGAAGTGCAGAAAATGGGAGTGCCAATCGATTTTGAGACGGGCGTTGTAGATGTACGCTTTGAAGGACGTGACTCCTTTACCACCGTAGAAGATAAGGACGGAGAAAAGAAAGAAATCGAAGCTAAGTTTTTGATTGATTCAAGTGGATACGGCCGTGTACTACCTCGACTTTTGGATTTGGAAAAGCCAACAGATCTGGACATGAAGGCTTCTTGTTTTGTTCATGTCAAAGACGTTAATCGCCCTGAAGGACGCGAGGGTTGGATGATTACCTTCGATATATTGGAAAAGCATGTTTGGTTTTGGTGTATTCCTTTTTCCAATGGAATTACCTCCATCGGATTTGTGGCTCCACCGGAGTACTTTTCAGAAGAAATGACTGAAGAATCTTTCCGCGAATTGCTTGAGAATACAGAGTACTATCGCGACCGATTCAAGGATGCGCCCATGGAATTCAATCCCAGAAAGATTGTGGGGTATTCTTGCGGTGTAAAACAGCTTTTTGGTGACGGTTATGCGCTTACCGGAAATAGTACTGAATTCCTCGACCCTGTATTCTCTTCCGGAGTAACCTTTGCTACCGAGAGTGGTATTCAGGCGGCTAAATTGGCTGCCCGTGAGGTAAAAGGCGAGGAGGTAGATTGGCAAACCGAATACACGGACTACATCATGCAAGGCGTGGAAACGTTTAAGACCTATGTGAAGACTTGGTATACCGGAGATCTACAAGACATTTTCTTTACCCAAAACGAAAACAAAGACATTAAGAAGCAAATCTGCTCGGTGTTGGCTGGTTACGTTTGGGATAGAAATAACCAATTTGTTAGAAACCATAAGCGAGCTGTTACCTCACTGGCCAAATTCATCCGTCAAACCGATCCTTCGTTGAATGAGGTTTAA
- a CDS encoding acyl carrier protein translates to MDREEIIEKVNEFMVEEFEVEEDDIAPDANLKETLDLDSLDYVDLVVVIEQYFGFKVKGEDFVHIKTLEDFYNYIEKKVEEAAV, encoded by the coding sequence ATGGATCGAGAAGAGATTATTGAAAAAGTGAATGAGTTCATGGTCGAGGAGTTCGAGGTGGAAGAAGATGATATTGCTCCAGACGCCAACCTGAAAGAAACATTAGACCTGGATAGCCTGGATTACGTTGACCTCGTAGTGGTAATCGAGCAGTACTTTGGATTCAAGGTAAAAGGCGAGGATTTTGTTCACATTAAGACTTTAGAAGACTTCTACAACTACATCGAAAAGAAAGTAGAAGAGGCTGCTGTATAA
- a CDS encoding beta-ketoacyl-[acyl-carrier-protein] synthase family protein, producing the protein MEKRVVITGMGAYSCLGTTLEEVTESLRTGRSGIQFDPQRKEMGFRSALTGMVPTPNLKGMLKRRQRVGMAEEVEYAYMSTIAALNQAGVDQDYLDNNIVGILFGNDSSARAVVESTDIVRAKKDTTLVGSGMIFQSMNSTVTMNLATIFRLKGINFTISAACASGSHSIGLGYMMIKQGFEKMVICGGAQEINAYAMASFDGLGTFSTKEEEPSAASRPFDKNRDGLVPSGGAATVILEDLESALARGANILGEVMGYGFSSNGDHISNPNVDGPVRSLNMALDQAKMSEHDIDYINAHATSTPVGDANEARAIHQVFGRSKPPVSSTKSMTGHECWMAGASEVVYSMLMMQNGFVAPNINLEEPDEHSADLNIARDTQKHNIDVFLSNSFGFGGTNSSLVIRKFEK; encoded by the coding sequence ATGGAAAAACGAGTTGTCATAACCGGAATGGGCGCCTATTCTTGCCTCGGAACCACCCTCGAGGAGGTTACCGAATCGCTCAGAACCGGTCGTTCGGGCATCCAGTTTGACCCGCAAAGAAAGGAAATGGGCTTTCGCTCGGCTTTAACGGGCATGGTTCCTACTCCTAACCTCAAAGGCATGCTTAAACGTCGTCAACGCGTAGGCATGGCAGAAGAGGTAGAATACGCCTACATGTCTACAATAGCTGCTTTGAATCAAGCGGGTGTGGATCAGGATTACCTGGACAACAACATTGTAGGAATCCTTTTCGGCAATGACAGTTCTGCCCGAGCGGTGGTAGAGTCTACCGACATTGTAAGGGCTAAAAAAGACACTACTTTGGTTGGATCGGGCATGATATTTCAATCCATGAATTCAACCGTTACAATGAACCTGGCAACCATTTTCCGGTTAAAGGGAATCAATTTTACCATTAGTGCTGCTTGTGCCAGTGGCTCCCATTCTATTGGGCTGGGCTACATGATGATTAAGCAAGGCTTTGAGAAGATGGTTATTTGCGGCGGCGCACAGGAAATCAACGCCTACGCCATGGCCAGTTTCGATGGACTTGGAACTTTCTCCACCAAAGAAGAGGAACCTTCAGCAGCCTCTCGCCCTTTCGACAAAAATCGCGATGGATTAGTTCCAAGCGGTGGTGCGGCAACCGTCATTTTAGAAGACTTGGAAAGCGCTTTAGCCCGGGGAGCGAATATTCTGGGCGAAGTGATGGGTTACGGATTTTCATCCAACGGAGATCATATCTCCAATCCCAATGTTGATGGTCCGGTAAGGTCTTTGAACATGGCTCTTGATCAGGCCAAAATGAGCGAACACGACATCGATTACATCAATGCCCACGCTACTTCTACTCCGGTAGGAGATGCTAACGAAGCCCGGGCCATTCACCAGGTATTTGGAAGGTCCAAACCACCTGTAAGCTCCACAAAATCCATGACCGGACATGAGTGTTGGATGGCCGGTGCCAGTGAAGTTGTCTACAGCATGTTGATGATGCAAAATGGGTTTGTGGCACCGAATATCAATTTAGAAGAACCGGATGAGCATTCCGCCGACCTGAATATTGCTCGGGATACTCAGAAACATAATATTGACGTATTTTTGTCAAATTCTTTTGGATTCGGGGGAACCAATTCTTCCCTGGTCATCAGGAAATTTGAAAAATAA
- a CDS encoding acyl-CoA--6-aminopenicillanic acid acyl-transferase, whose translation MRFNPLLFVLLIGTLISLSSCDNFYEKRKKPEPEGNLAWVDSTRHEFGVNHYYSDSNWLRKNSYGLWEMYLEGKPFDRGVQYGILSNDLMANQEKVFFNQIKTIVPDSAKLNRLRKFVAVFNRNLPYYFIPEYQQELLGTSYFISDRFDWVGPKYFRALNLHGAHDIGHALQDLMLVGCTSFAAWGPNTEDGGLLLGRNFDFYAGEGFSEEKMVVFMKPDQGIPFMMISWPGFLGVVSGMNTQGLTVTINAGKSGIPTKPGTPISILTREILQYASTIEEAIEIAESRQVFVSESILVGSQKDGKAVIIEKSPKNQGVYVVEEPQLVCSNHFQSEAFSKDKKNLEHIEKWHSQYRMDRMNQLLAAEDKLNYTDVAEILRETDGLAGKKIGYGNEKAINQLMAHHGIIFQPGKLRVWVSANPYQLGAFVCYDLNRVFELAPGFRSEEPIHEQGLTVPESDFLQTDDYKNYLTFRRIEKELDLWLEDPKGVIPEKKLHEMVESNPDFWLGYYKVGKYFEETGNYERAKDFYEQAMLRELTTEYDRENLEERIKKCKKKIK comes from the coding sequence ATGAGGTTTAATCCTCTTCTGTTTGTCCTGTTAATCGGGACGTTGATTAGCCTGTCGAGCTGCGACAATTTCTACGAGAAAAGAAAGAAACCCGAGCCTGAAGGAAATCTTGCCTGGGTGGATTCTACCCGCCATGAGTTTGGAGTGAATCATTATTACTCCGATTCCAACTGGTTGCGCAAAAACTCCTACGGTCTTTGGGAAATGTACCTGGAAGGCAAGCCTTTTGATCGAGGTGTGCAATACGGTATCTTGTCCAATGACTTGATGGCCAATCAGGAAAAGGTCTTTTTTAACCAGATCAAAACTATTGTTCCCGACTCAGCAAAACTCAATCGATTGAGAAAGTTTGTGGCTGTTTTTAATCGGAATTTACCCTACTACTTTATTCCGGAGTACCAGCAGGAGCTATTGGGTACTTCTTATTTCATTTCTGACCGGTTCGACTGGGTAGGACCCAAGTATTTTCGGGCGCTCAACCTTCATGGAGCTCACGATATTGGCCATGCCTTGCAGGATTTGATGCTGGTCGGGTGTACCTCGTTTGCCGCCTGGGGACCCAATACCGAAGACGGAGGGCTTCTATTAGGCCGGAATTTTGATTTTTATGCAGGGGAAGGTTTCTCGGAAGAGAAGATGGTCGTCTTTATGAAGCCCGATCAGGGGATTCCGTTTATGATGATTTCCTGGCCCGGTTTCCTGGGAGTGGTTTCCGGAATGAATACCCAGGGATTAACCGTTACCATTAATGCAGGGAAGTCTGGAATTCCGACCAAGCCAGGAACGCCCATTTCTATTCTTACCCGTGAAATTTTACAATATGCTTCCACCATTGAAGAGGCTATTGAGATTGCTGAATCTCGGCAGGTATTTGTTTCAGAATCTATTTTGGTGGGATCTCAGAAAGATGGGAAGGCCGTGATCATCGAAAAAAGCCCTAAAAACCAGGGTGTATATGTGGTAGAAGAGCCACAGTTGGTGTGCTCCAATCATTTCCAAAGCGAGGCTTTTTCCAAAGACAAAAAGAACCTAGAGCATATTGAAAAATGGCATAGCCAATACCGAATGGATCGAATGAATCAGTTGTTGGCGGCTGAGGACAAGCTAAACTATACGGATGTAGCTGAAATTCTACGAGAAACAGATGGCCTTGCAGGTAAAAAGATTGGTTACGGAAATGAGAAAGCGATCAATCAGTTAATGGCTCATCACGGAATTATTTTTCAACCTGGAAAACTCCGTGTTTGGGTTTCGGCAAATCCTTATCAATTGGGAGCTTTTGTTTGCTATGACCTAAATCGTGTATTTGAATTGGCTCCTGGGTTTCGATCCGAAGAACCTATTCACGAACAAGGTTTGACCGTGCCAGAGTCCGATTTCCTTCAAACCGATGACTACAAGAATTACCTAACTTTCCGCCGAATTGAAAAAGAACTGGACCTTTGGTTGGAAGACCCTAAAGGGGTGATCCCAGAAAAAAAGTTGCACGAAATGGTGGAGTCCAATCCTGATTTTTGGTTGGGTTATTACAAGGTTGGAAAATACTTTGAAGAAACCGGCAACTACGAAAGGGCCAAGGATTTTTACGAGCAGGCCATGCTGCGGGAGCTTACTACGGAGTATGATCGGGAAAACCTGGAAGAACGAATTAAGAAGTGCAAGAAGAAAATAAAATAG